Proteins encoded within one genomic window of Felis catus isolate Fca126 chromosome C1, F.catus_Fca126_mat1.0, whole genome shotgun sequence:
- the TEX46 gene encoding testis-expressed protein 46 yields the protein MLGELVLLFRNLHGTLASSGTIGALVAWLISYKPGLFGFLFLLLLLSNWLVKNEVQPTPLEPQQEEAEKPKPPEAKPNSCVMNTKEVERLHACFALQDKVLERLMFSEMKLKVLENQMFAVWNRMNRHRRSSRQRTFPMRKHRLRRHDSIFCIISDCTSNSP from the exons ATGTTGGGGGAACTAGTGCTTCTTTTTAGGAATCTCCATGGGACACTTGCTTCCTCGGGCACCATAGGAGCATTGGTGGCTTGGCTGATCAGCTATAAGCCAGGCTTGTTTGGGTTCCTATTCCTTCTGCTGTTGCTTAGCAACTGGTTGGTCAAGAATGAAGTCCAGCCCACCCCCCTAGAGCCCCAGCAG gaagaggcagagaaacccAAGCCACCTGAAGCGAAACCCAACAGCTGCGTCATGAACACAAAAGAAGTCGAGAGACTACATGCCTGCTTTGCCCTCCAGGACAAGGTCCTTGAACGGCTTATGTTCAGCGAAATGAAGCTGAAGGTCTTAGAAAATCAGATGTTCGCTGTATGGAATAGAATGAATCGCCACAGGAGGTCAAGCCGGCAGCGGACTTTTCCCATGAGGAAACACAGACTGAGGAGGCACGACTCAATTTTCTGCATCATCTCTGATTGTACTTCGAATTCCCCTTAA